In Cicer arietinum cultivar CDC Frontier isolate Library 1 chromosome 7, Cicar.CDCFrontier_v2.0, whole genome shotgun sequence, a single window of DNA contains:
- the ARF22 gene encoding auxin response factor 18 isoform X1, giving the protein MAHLETNLSASRISQQEKGVKNDDMYEELWKLSAGPLVDVPNTGDKVFYFPQGHMEQLQASTDQELNQEIPHFNLPSKILCRVVNIQLLAEQETDEVYACVALLPESDQTVPANPDPDRSEAPKQKFHSFCKILTASDTSTHGGFSVLRKHATECLPPLDMTQATPTQELAAKDLHGYEWKFKHIYRGQPRRHLLTTGWSTFVASKRLVAGDAFVFLRGEHGQLRVGVRRMAKQQSSMPSSVISSQSMHLGVLATASHAVMTRTMFVVYYKPRTSQFIVGLNKYLEAVNHNKFSVGMRFKMRFEGEDSPERRYLLLCDLVRFSGTIVGVGDVSAGWSNSQWRSLKVQWDEPATIPRPDRVSSWEIEPFMSSPALNVTQTAMKSKRSRPASDVSSCGFWYPGSSPAHELTQEVQNKENQIVCSRVMVEGIWPNSPNLNVTSNPFSDAKNKGYPNINIAPRLSDGPACDRLEDAKKTENPLDCWLFGVNLNNNNKCSNVNSCLDKEVGCGSLSNVTSSGPKESNPANACETEKIIQSPNYSLSNKKGQKQIISDASPNEWQNQLANVPSMRTRTKVQMQGVAVGRALDLSMLNGYDDLIDEVEKLFDIKGELRSQNKWRVTFTDNENDTMLVGDDPWPEFCNMVKKIFICSKEELKKMKCKLPNSSLEIEETLLSLDSHNRDETQQTHVT; this is encoded by the exons ATGGCACATCTTGAGACTAATCTAAGTGCTTCAAGGATTTCTCAACAAGAAAAAG GTGTTAAAAATGATGATATGTATGAAGAATTATGGAAGTTGTCTGCAGGACCTTTGGTTGATGTTCCTAATACTGGTGACAAAGTTTTCTACTTTCCTCAAGGTCACATGGAACAA cTTCAAGCATCTACTGATCAGGAATTGAACCAAGAAATTCCTCATTTCAATCTACCTTCTAAGATTTTATGCCGTGTTGTCAACATTCAGTTGTTG gCTGAGCAAGAAACTGATGAGGTTTATGCTTGTGTTGCTTTGCTTCCAGAATCAGAT CAAACCGTGCCTGCGAATCCTGATCCGGATCGTTCCGAGGCTCCGAAACAAAAGTTTCATTCATTTTGCAAAATATTAACAGCTTCTGATACTAGCACACATGGTGGATTTTCAGTTCTGAGGAAGCATGCTACCGAGTGCTTGCCTCCATTG GACATGACACAAGCAACTCCAACTCAGGAGCTAGCAGCAAAGGATCTTCATGGATATGAGTGGAAGTTTAAGCACATATATAGAG GTCAACCAAGGAGGCACTTGCTTACGACCGGCTGGAGTACATTCGTCGCATCAAAAAGATTGGTGGCCGGAGATGCTTTTGTTTTCCTAag GGGAGAGCACGGACAACTGAGAGTCGGCGTTAGGCGAATGGCTAAGCAGCAGAGTTCTATGCCTTCATCAGTGATATCAAGCCAAAGTATGCATCTTGGAGTTCTTGCTACTGCTTCTCATGCTGTTATGACTCGTACCATGTTCGTCGTTTATTACAAACCAAG GACTAGTCAGTTTATTGTTGGATTGAACAAGTATTTGGAAGCAGTCAACCATAATAAGTTTTCTGTtggtatgagattcaagatgaGATTTGAAGGAGAGGACTCACCTGAAAGAAG ATATTTATTACTATGTGATTTGGTCAGATTTTCTGGCACTATTGTTGGAGTTGGGGATGTGTCTGCAGGATGGTCAAACTCTCAGTGGAGATCATTGAAG GTTCAATGGGATGAACCAGCAACAATTCCAAGACCAGATAGAGTTTCTTCTTGGGAGATTGAGCCTTTTATGTCTTCTCCTGCTTTGAATGTCACTCAAACAGCAATGAAGAGCAAAAGATCTAGGCCTGCTTCCGATGTTTCATCTTGCG GTTTTTGGTATCCTGGATCTTCTCCGGCTCATGAGCTTACACAAGAAGTCCAAAACAAAGAGAATCAAATTGTATGCTCTAGAGTCATGGTGGAAGGAATTTGGCCTAATTCACCAAATTTGAATGTTACTTCCAACCCTTTTTCGGACGCCAAAAACAAAGGTTACCCTAACATAAACATTGCACCTAGATTAAGCGACGGCCCTGCGTGCGACCGATTAGAAGACGCAAAGAAGACCGAGAATCCCTTAGATTGTTGGTTATTTGGAGTTAATTtgaataacaacaacaaatgtAGCAATGTTAATTCATGTTTGGATAAAGAAGTTGGATGTGGAAGTTTAAGCAATGTTACTAGTAGTGGTCCCAAAGAATCTAACCCTGCAAATGCATGTGAAACTGAAAAGATTATTCAGAGTCCAAACTATTCACTGTCCAACAAGAAAGGGCAGAAGCAAATTATTTCTGATGCATCACCAAATGAATGGCAGAACCAGTTGGCCAATGTACCATCCATGAGAACAAGGACTAAG gTGCAAATGCAAGGTGTTGCTGTTGGTCGTGCACTTGATTTAAGCATGTTAAATGGCTATGATGATCTCATAGATGAAGTTGAAAAATTGTTTGATATTAAAGGAGAGTTACGTTCACAAAACAAATGGAGAGTTACTTTCACTGATAATGAAAATGACACAATGCTTGTTGGTGATGATCCATGGCC ggAATTTTGCAACATGGTGAAGAaaattttcatttgttcaaaAGAGGagttaaagaaaatgaaatgcaagctACCTAATTCTTCATTAGAGATTGAAGAGACATTGTTGAGTTTAGATTCACATAATAGGGATGAGACTCAACAAACTCACGTGACTTAA
- the ARF22 gene encoding auxin response factor 18 isoform X2, whose protein sequence is MAHLETNLSASRISQQEKGVKNDDMYEELWKLSAGPLVDVPNTGDKVFYFPQGHMEQLQASTDQELNQEIPHFNLPSKILCRVVNIQLLAEQETDEVYACVALLPESDQTVPANPDPDRSEAPKQKFHSFCKILTASDTSTHGGFSVLRKHATECLPPLDMTQATPTQELAAKDLHGYEWKFKHIYRGQPRRHLLTTGWSTFVASKRLVAGDAFVFLRGEHGQLRVGVRRMAKQQSSMPSSVISSQSMHLGVLATASHAVMTRTMFVVYYKPRTSQFIVGLNKYLEAVNHNKFSVGMRFKMRFEGEDSPERRFSGTIVGVGDVSAGWSNSQWRSLKVQWDEPATIPRPDRVSSWEIEPFMSSPALNVTQTAMKSKRSRPASDVSSCGFWYPGSSPAHELTQEVQNKENQIVCSRVMVEGIWPNSPNLNVTSNPFSDAKNKGYPNINIAPRLSDGPACDRLEDAKKTENPLDCWLFGVNLNNNNKCSNVNSCLDKEVGCGSLSNVTSSGPKESNPANACETEKIIQSPNYSLSNKKGQKQIISDASPNEWQNQLANVPSMRTRTKVQMQGVAVGRALDLSMLNGYDDLIDEVEKLFDIKGELRSQNKWRVTFTDNENDTMLVGDDPWPEFCNMVKKIFICSKEELKKMKCKLPNSSLEIEETLLSLDSHNRDETQQTHVT, encoded by the exons ATGGCACATCTTGAGACTAATCTAAGTGCTTCAAGGATTTCTCAACAAGAAAAAG GTGTTAAAAATGATGATATGTATGAAGAATTATGGAAGTTGTCTGCAGGACCTTTGGTTGATGTTCCTAATACTGGTGACAAAGTTTTCTACTTTCCTCAAGGTCACATGGAACAA cTTCAAGCATCTACTGATCAGGAATTGAACCAAGAAATTCCTCATTTCAATCTACCTTCTAAGATTTTATGCCGTGTTGTCAACATTCAGTTGTTG gCTGAGCAAGAAACTGATGAGGTTTATGCTTGTGTTGCTTTGCTTCCAGAATCAGAT CAAACCGTGCCTGCGAATCCTGATCCGGATCGTTCCGAGGCTCCGAAACAAAAGTTTCATTCATTTTGCAAAATATTAACAGCTTCTGATACTAGCACACATGGTGGATTTTCAGTTCTGAGGAAGCATGCTACCGAGTGCTTGCCTCCATTG GACATGACACAAGCAACTCCAACTCAGGAGCTAGCAGCAAAGGATCTTCATGGATATGAGTGGAAGTTTAAGCACATATATAGAG GTCAACCAAGGAGGCACTTGCTTACGACCGGCTGGAGTACATTCGTCGCATCAAAAAGATTGGTGGCCGGAGATGCTTTTGTTTTCCTAag GGGAGAGCACGGACAACTGAGAGTCGGCGTTAGGCGAATGGCTAAGCAGCAGAGTTCTATGCCTTCATCAGTGATATCAAGCCAAAGTATGCATCTTGGAGTTCTTGCTACTGCTTCTCATGCTGTTATGACTCGTACCATGTTCGTCGTTTATTACAAACCAAG GACTAGTCAGTTTATTGTTGGATTGAACAAGTATTTGGAAGCAGTCAACCATAATAAGTTTTCTGTtggtatgagattcaagatgaGATTTGAAGGAGAGGACTCACCTGAAAGAAG ATTTTCTGGCACTATTGTTGGAGTTGGGGATGTGTCTGCAGGATGGTCAAACTCTCAGTGGAGATCATTGAAG GTTCAATGGGATGAACCAGCAACAATTCCAAGACCAGATAGAGTTTCTTCTTGGGAGATTGAGCCTTTTATGTCTTCTCCTGCTTTGAATGTCACTCAAACAGCAATGAAGAGCAAAAGATCTAGGCCTGCTTCCGATGTTTCATCTTGCG GTTTTTGGTATCCTGGATCTTCTCCGGCTCATGAGCTTACACAAGAAGTCCAAAACAAAGAGAATCAAATTGTATGCTCTAGAGTCATGGTGGAAGGAATTTGGCCTAATTCACCAAATTTGAATGTTACTTCCAACCCTTTTTCGGACGCCAAAAACAAAGGTTACCCTAACATAAACATTGCACCTAGATTAAGCGACGGCCCTGCGTGCGACCGATTAGAAGACGCAAAGAAGACCGAGAATCCCTTAGATTGTTGGTTATTTGGAGTTAATTtgaataacaacaacaaatgtAGCAATGTTAATTCATGTTTGGATAAAGAAGTTGGATGTGGAAGTTTAAGCAATGTTACTAGTAGTGGTCCCAAAGAATCTAACCCTGCAAATGCATGTGAAACTGAAAAGATTATTCAGAGTCCAAACTATTCACTGTCCAACAAGAAAGGGCAGAAGCAAATTATTTCTGATGCATCACCAAATGAATGGCAGAACCAGTTGGCCAATGTACCATCCATGAGAACAAGGACTAAG gTGCAAATGCAAGGTGTTGCTGTTGGTCGTGCACTTGATTTAAGCATGTTAAATGGCTATGATGATCTCATAGATGAAGTTGAAAAATTGTTTGATATTAAAGGAGAGTTACGTTCACAAAACAAATGGAGAGTTACTTTCACTGATAATGAAAATGACACAATGCTTGTTGGTGATGATCCATGGCC ggAATTTTGCAACATGGTGAAGAaaattttcatttgttcaaaAGAGGagttaaagaaaatgaaatgcaagctACCTAATTCTTCATTAGAGATTGAAGAGACATTGTTGAGTTTAGATTCACATAATAGGGATGAGACTCAACAAACTCACGTGACTTAA
- the ARF22 gene encoding auxin response factor 18 isoform X3, producing MIKGVKNDDMYEELWKLSAGPLVDVPNTGDKVFYFPQGHMEQLQASTDQELNQEIPHFNLPSKILCRVVNIQLLAEQETDEVYACVALLPESDQTVPANPDPDRSEAPKQKFHSFCKILTASDTSTHGGFSVLRKHATECLPPLDMTQATPTQELAAKDLHGYEWKFKHIYRGQPRRHLLTTGWSTFVASKRLVAGDAFVFLRGEHGQLRVGVRRMAKQQSSMPSSVISSQSMHLGVLATASHAVMTRTMFVVYYKPRTSQFIVGLNKYLEAVNHNKFSVGMRFKMRFEGEDSPERRYLLLCDLVRFSGTIVGVGDVSAGWSNSQWRSLKVQWDEPATIPRPDRVSSWEIEPFMSSPALNVTQTAMKSKRSRPASDVSSCGFWYPGSSPAHELTQEVQNKENQIVCSRVMVEGIWPNSPNLNVTSNPFSDAKNKGYPNINIAPRLSDGPACDRLEDAKKTENPLDCWLFGVNLNNNNKCSNVNSCLDKEVGCGSLSNVTSSGPKESNPANACETEKIIQSPNYSLSNKKGQKQIISDASPNEWQNQLANVPSMRTRTKVQMQGVAVGRALDLSMLNGYDDLIDEVEKLFDIKGELRSQNKWRVTFTDNENDTMLVGDDPWPEFCNMVKKIFICSKEELKKMKCKLPNSSLEIEETLLSLDSHNRDETQQTHVT from the exons ATGATTAAAG GTGTTAAAAATGATGATATGTATGAAGAATTATGGAAGTTGTCTGCAGGACCTTTGGTTGATGTTCCTAATACTGGTGACAAAGTTTTCTACTTTCCTCAAGGTCACATGGAACAA cTTCAAGCATCTACTGATCAGGAATTGAACCAAGAAATTCCTCATTTCAATCTACCTTCTAAGATTTTATGCCGTGTTGTCAACATTCAGTTGTTG gCTGAGCAAGAAACTGATGAGGTTTATGCTTGTGTTGCTTTGCTTCCAGAATCAGAT CAAACCGTGCCTGCGAATCCTGATCCGGATCGTTCCGAGGCTCCGAAACAAAAGTTTCATTCATTTTGCAAAATATTAACAGCTTCTGATACTAGCACACATGGTGGATTTTCAGTTCTGAGGAAGCATGCTACCGAGTGCTTGCCTCCATTG GACATGACACAAGCAACTCCAACTCAGGAGCTAGCAGCAAAGGATCTTCATGGATATGAGTGGAAGTTTAAGCACATATATAGAG GTCAACCAAGGAGGCACTTGCTTACGACCGGCTGGAGTACATTCGTCGCATCAAAAAGATTGGTGGCCGGAGATGCTTTTGTTTTCCTAag GGGAGAGCACGGACAACTGAGAGTCGGCGTTAGGCGAATGGCTAAGCAGCAGAGTTCTATGCCTTCATCAGTGATATCAAGCCAAAGTATGCATCTTGGAGTTCTTGCTACTGCTTCTCATGCTGTTATGACTCGTACCATGTTCGTCGTTTATTACAAACCAAG GACTAGTCAGTTTATTGTTGGATTGAACAAGTATTTGGAAGCAGTCAACCATAATAAGTTTTCTGTtggtatgagattcaagatgaGATTTGAAGGAGAGGACTCACCTGAAAGAAG ATATTTATTACTATGTGATTTGGTCAGATTTTCTGGCACTATTGTTGGAGTTGGGGATGTGTCTGCAGGATGGTCAAACTCTCAGTGGAGATCATTGAAG GTTCAATGGGATGAACCAGCAACAATTCCAAGACCAGATAGAGTTTCTTCTTGGGAGATTGAGCCTTTTATGTCTTCTCCTGCTTTGAATGTCACTCAAACAGCAATGAAGAGCAAAAGATCTAGGCCTGCTTCCGATGTTTCATCTTGCG GTTTTTGGTATCCTGGATCTTCTCCGGCTCATGAGCTTACACAAGAAGTCCAAAACAAAGAGAATCAAATTGTATGCTCTAGAGTCATGGTGGAAGGAATTTGGCCTAATTCACCAAATTTGAATGTTACTTCCAACCCTTTTTCGGACGCCAAAAACAAAGGTTACCCTAACATAAACATTGCACCTAGATTAAGCGACGGCCCTGCGTGCGACCGATTAGAAGACGCAAAGAAGACCGAGAATCCCTTAGATTGTTGGTTATTTGGAGTTAATTtgaataacaacaacaaatgtAGCAATGTTAATTCATGTTTGGATAAAGAAGTTGGATGTGGAAGTTTAAGCAATGTTACTAGTAGTGGTCCCAAAGAATCTAACCCTGCAAATGCATGTGAAACTGAAAAGATTATTCAGAGTCCAAACTATTCACTGTCCAACAAGAAAGGGCAGAAGCAAATTATTTCTGATGCATCACCAAATGAATGGCAGAACCAGTTGGCCAATGTACCATCCATGAGAACAAGGACTAAG gTGCAAATGCAAGGTGTTGCTGTTGGTCGTGCACTTGATTTAAGCATGTTAAATGGCTATGATGATCTCATAGATGAAGTTGAAAAATTGTTTGATATTAAAGGAGAGTTACGTTCACAAAACAAATGGAGAGTTACTTTCACTGATAATGAAAATGACACAATGCTTGTTGGTGATGATCCATGGCC ggAATTTTGCAACATGGTGAAGAaaattttcatttgttcaaaAGAGGagttaaagaaaatgaaatgcaagctACCTAATTCTTCATTAGAGATTGAAGAGACATTGTTGAGTTTAGATTCACATAATAGGGATGAGACTCAACAAACTCACGTGACTTAA
- the LOC101491499 gene encoding V-type proton ATPase 16 kDa proteolipid subunit-like, protein MGAAYGTTKSGVGVASMGVMRPELVMKSIVPVVMAGVLGIYGLIIDVIISTGINPKAKSYYLFDGYAHLSSGLACGLAGLSAGMAIGIVGDAGVSRTCWGLDRERIGVQRPMIPFLPVSTWN, encoded by the exons ATGGGAGCTGCCTATGGCACAACAAAGAGTGGTGTGGGAGTGGCTTCCATGGGTGTGATGAGACCGGAGCTGGTGATGAAGTCTATCGTACCTGTTGTTATGGCTGGTGTTTTGGGTATTTATGGTCTTATTATTGATGTTATTATCAGTACTGGGATTAACCCCAAGGCTAAATCTTATTACCTTTTTGACGGTTATGCACATCTCTCCTCTGGTCTTGCCTGTGGGCTTGCTGGGCTCTCTGCTGGCATGGCTATTGGTATTGTTGGTGATGCCGGTGTTAG TAGAACATGTTGGGGGTTGGACCGTGAAAGAATCGGAGTTCAACGACCGATGATCCCTTTTCTACCTGTATCAACCTGGAATTAG